The following coding sequences are from one Ovis canadensis isolate MfBH-ARS-UI-01 breed Bighorn chromosome 25, ARS-UI_OviCan_v2, whole genome shotgun sequence window:
- the ADO gene encoding 2-aminoethanethiol dioxygenase encodes MPRDNMASLIQRIARQACLTFRGSGGGRSSSDFGEAPGPEAPIPQGFPENLSKLKSLLTQVRAEDLNISPRKATLQPLRPNLPPVTYMHICETDGFSLGVFLLKSGTSIPLHDHPGMHGILKVLYGTVRISCMDKLEVGSGQRPRAPPPEQQFEPPLQPRERDAVQPGVLRSRAEYTEASGPCFLTPHRDNLHQIDAVDGPAAFLDILAPPYDPDDGRDCHYYRVLEPVRAKEASGSACDLPREVWLLETPQADDFWCEGEPYPGPKVFP; translated from the coding sequence ATGCCCCGAGACAACATGGCCTCCCTGATCCAACGGATCGCCCGCCAGGCGTGCCTCACCTTCCGGGGCAGCGGGGGCGGCCGCAGCTCTTCCGACTTCGGCGAGGCGCCAGGCCCGGAGGCGCCGATACCGCAAGGCTTCCCGGAGAACCTGAGCAAGCTGAAGAGCCTGCTGACCCAGGTCCGCGCGGAGGACCTGAACATCTCTCCGCGTAAGGCCACGCTGCAGCCGCTGCGGCCCAACCTGCCGCCCGTCACCTATATGCACATCTGCGAGACAGACGGCTTCAGCCTCGGCGTGTTCCTGCTCAAGAGCGGCACCTCCATCCCGCTGCACGACCACCCGGGCATGCACGGCATCCTCAAGGTGCTCTATGGGACCGTGCGCATCAGTTGCATGGACAAGCTAGAGGTGGGCAGCGGGCAGCGGCCGCGGGCCCCGCCACCAGAGCAGCAGTTCGAGCCGCCTCTGCAGCCCCGGGAGCGGGACGCGGTACAGCCGGGCGTGCTGCGCTCTAGGGCAGAGTACACGGAGGCCAGCGGCCCGTGCTTCCTCACGCCGCACCGGGACAACCTGCACCAGATCGACGCTGTGGACGGGCCCGCCGCCTTTCTGGACATCCTGGCCCCGCCCTACGACCCCGACGACGGCCGGGACTGCCACTATTACCGAGTGCTGGAGCCTGTCAGGGCCAAGGAGGCCTCCGGCTCGGCCTGTGACCTGCCCCGAGAAGTGTGGCTTCTGGAGACCCCGCAGGCCGATGACTTCTGGTGCGAGGGGGAGCCTTATCCAGGTCCCAAGGTCTTCCCTTGA
- the EGR2 gene encoding E3 SUMO-protein ligase EGR2, producing MMTAKAVDKIPVTLSGFVHQLSDNIYPVEDLAPTSVTIFPNAELGGPFDQMNGVAGDGMINIDMTGEKRSLDLPYPSSFAPVSAPRNQTFTYMGKFSIDPQYPGAGCYPEGIINIVSAGILQGVTSPASTTASSSVTSASPNPLATGPLGVCTMSQTQPDLDHLYTPPPPPPYAGCGGDLYQDPSAFLSAATTSTSSSLAYPPPPSYPSPKPATDPSLFPMIPDYPGFFPSQCQRDLHGTAGPDRKPFPCPLDSLRVPPPLTPLSTIRNFTLGGPSAGATGPGAGGGSEGPRLPGTGSAAAAAAAYNPHHLPLRPILRPRKYPNRPSKTPVHERPYPCPAEGCDRRFSRSDELTRHIRIHTGHKPFQCRICMRNFSRSDHLTTHIRTHTGEKPFACDYCGRKFARSDERKRHTKIHLRQKERKSSAPSSAVPAASSASCSGGAQAGGTLCGSNSSTIGGGSLGPCSSRTRTP from the exons ATGATGACCGCCAAGGCCGTAGACAAAATCCCAGTAACTCTCAGTGGTTTTGTGCACCAGCTGTCTGACAACATCTACCCGGTGGAGGACCTCGCCCCCACGTCGGTGACCATTTTCCCCAATGCCGAACTAGGAGGCCCCTTTGACCAGATGAACGGAGTGGCCGGAG ATGGCATGATCAACATTGACATGACTGGAGAGAAGAGGTCCTTGGATCTTCCATATCCCAGCAGCTTTGCTCCGGTCTCAGCACCCCGAAACCAGACCTTCACTTACATGGGCAAGTTCTCCATTGACCCCCAGTACCCTGGTGCCGGCTGCTACCCAGAAGGTATCATCAACATTGTGAGTGCAGGCATCCTGCAGGGGGTCACCTCCCCAGCTTCCACCACAGCCTCCTCCAGCGTCACCTCTGCCTCTCCCAACCCACTGGCCACTGGACCCTTGGGTGTGTGCACCATGTCCCAGACCCAGCCTGACCTGGACCACCTCTACactccgccgccgcctcctccttaTGCGGGCTGTGGAGGAGACCTCTACCAGGACCCCTCTGCGTTCCTATCAGCAgccaccacctccacctcctcctctctgGCCTACCCACCACCTCCTTCCTATCCGTCCCCCAAGCCAGCCACGGACCCAAGTCTCTTCCCCATGATCCCAGACTATCCTGGATTTTTCCCCTCACAGTGCCAGAGAGACCTACACGGTACAGCTGGCCCAGACCGCAAGCCCTTTCCCTGTCCCCTGGACTCCCTGCGAGTCCCCCCTCCACTCACTCCGCTCTCCACCATCCGCAACTTTACCCTTGGAGGGCCCAGTGCTGGGGCCACAGGGCCAGGGGCAGGCGGAGGCAGCGAGGGACCCCGGCTACCTGGCACTGGCTCGGCAGCGGCTGCCGCAGCCGCCTACAACCCACACCATCTGCCACTGCGGCCCATTCTGAGGCCTCGAAAGTACCCCAACAGGCCGAGCAAGACCCCAGTGCACGAGAGGCCCTACCCGTGCCCAGCAGAAGGCTGTGACCGGCGCTTCTCCCGCTCGGACGAGCTAACCAGGCACATCCGGATCCACACAGGGCACAAGCCCTTCCAGTGCCGGATCTGCATGCGCAACTTCAGCCGCAGCGACCACCTCACTACTCACATCCGCACCCACACTGGCGAGAAGCCCTTTGCCTGTGATTACTGCGGCCGCAAGTTTGCCCGCAGTGATGAGAGGAAGCGCCACACCAAGATCCACCTGAGACAGAAGGAGCGCAAGAGCAGTGCCCCATCGTCGGCGGTGCCGGCTGCCTCCAGCGCCTCTTGCAGCGGGGGCGCGCAGGCCGGGGGGACCCTGTgcggcagcaacagcagcactaTTGGTGGAGGGTCCCTCGGCCCTTGCTCGTCTCGGACCCGGACGCCCTGA